A window from Rhodocyclaceae bacterium encodes these proteins:
- the pstS gene encoding phosphate ABC transporter substrate-binding protein PstS — translation MKLSRLLAAATATLTFVAASAAIAQVTEITGAGATFPAPLYARWAADYNKATGVRMNYQSIGSGGGLRQIRGKTVFFGASDVPLTDEELAKDGLFQFPTVIGGVVPIINIAGLQARQLRLTGEILADIYLGKITRWNDPVIVKLNPGVKLPDAQIAPVRRADGSGTTFIFTNYLSKVSAEWQSKVGEGASVNWPTGAGGKGNEGVTAFVQRLPNSIGYVEYSYARQNKLPYALMGNAAGNFVAPDDLTFAAAAAGADWSKSFYQILTNQRGKDAWPITGATFIMMHRVQERPENATAVVRFFDWAYENGSKTALELDYVPMPPSVVKSVRALWSEMRDTNGKPVPTK, via the coding sequence ATGAAACTGAGCCGCCTGCTTGCCGCCGCAACCGCCACGTTGACTTTCGTGGCAGCCTCGGCTGCGATCGCCCAGGTTACCGAGATCACCGGCGCCGGCGCGACCTTCCCTGCGCCGCTGTACGCGCGCTGGGCCGCTGATTACAACAAGGCCACCGGCGTGCGCATGAACTACCAGTCGATCGGATCCGGTGGCGGTCTGCGCCAGATCCGTGGCAAGACGGTGTTTTTCGGCGCGTCGGACGTGCCGCTCACCGATGAGGAACTGGCCAAGGACGGACTGTTCCAGTTCCCCACGGTCATCGGCGGCGTAGTGCCGATCATCAACATTGCCGGCCTGCAGGCGCGCCAGCTTCGGCTGACCGGCGAGATCCTGGCCGACATCTATCTGGGCAAGATCACCCGCTGGAACGACCCGGTGATCGTCAAGCTCAATCCGGGTGTCAAGCTGCCGGACGCGCAGATCGCGCCGGTGCGGCGCGCCGACGGCTCCGGGACGACCTTCATCTTCACCAACTACCTGTCGAAGGTCAGCGCAGAGTGGCAGTCGAAGGTGGGCGAGGGCGCCTCGGTCAACTGGCCTACGGGCGCCGGTGGCAAGGGCAACGAGGGCGTGACCGCGTTCGTGCAGCGCCTGCCGAACTCGATCGGTTACGTCGAATACTCGTATGCACGGCAGAACAAGCTGCCCTATGCGCTGATGGGCAATGCTGCAGGCAATTTCGTCGCTCCAGATGATCTGACGTTTGCCGCTGCGGCCGCAGGTGCCGACTGGTCGAAATCGTTCTACCAGATCCTGACCAACCAGCGTGGCAAGGATGCCTGGCCGATTACCGGCGCGACGTTCATCATGATGCATCGCGTCCAGGAACGTCCCGAGAATGCGACGGCAGTAGTTCGCTTCTTCGACTGGGCATACGAGAATGGCAGCAAGACGGCTCTCGAACTCGACTACGTGCCGATGCCGCCGAGCGTCGTGAAGTCGGTACGGGCTCTCTGGAGCGAGATGCGCGATACGAACGGCAAGCCGGTACCGACGAAGTAG